A section of the Delphinus delphis chromosome 1, mDelDel1.2, whole genome shotgun sequence genome encodes:
- the RUSC1 gene encoding AP-4 complex accessory subunit RUSC1 isoform X6, whose translation MLSPQRALLCNLNHIHLQHVSLGLHLSRRPELREGPLSTSPPPGDTGGKESRGPCSGTLVDANSNSPAVPCRCCQEHGPGLENRQDPAQDEEGAASPSDPGCSSSLSSCSDLSPDESPISVYSRDLPGNEDVHPQPSIIPLEQGSPLASAGPGACSPDSFCCSPDSCSEASSPPGSGLDSNCNALTTCQDLPSPGLEEEDEAEEQDLPTSDLLEADDGKIDAGKTEPSWKINPIWKIDKEKTEAGWKITENNNSDWKVNGNINSSWKTEPGKFDSGWKTNTGITDTGSKTDAGKTDGEWRSDVSKEPVPHRTITSFHELAQKRKRGPGLPLVPQAKKDRSDWLIVFSPDTELPPTGSLGGSPAPPREVTTFKELRSRSRAPPPPVPPRDPPAGWSLVPPRPPPPPVPPRRKKNRPGLQPIAEGQPEEGRAGSPAAGEEAPAAKEPEEPGPQAGVEASPLPLPRPLVFRFSADGRPLLEGGGAAAAGSLLLAPLAGWPGAGLRLLGAPSPPEEQLLPVRLSPVGAYSPPARGDLPCLASPELALLLSPLFPRSSTFPAAASPLRQVPAPPLPRPPRPPKAPRWTRSPPPPPRLLRSSWSFTGVPGDQRLWMAEAQSGTGQLQEQKKGLLIAVSASVDKIISHFGAARNLVQKVKAQLGDSRLSPDVGHLVLTTLCPALHALVADGLKPFRKDLITGQRRSSPWSVVEASVKPGSSARSLGTLYGQVSRLALLRSSRSRFHAFILGLLNTKQLELWFSSLQEDAGLLSLLYLPTGFFSLAQGGCPSLSTELLLLLQPLSVLTFHLDLLFEHHHHLPLGLPQAPDPPGSPPALQQTVQAMLHWGGRLAQSLRGASGETPPGPSAPSSPPTPGSWWEQLTQASRVYASGGTEGFPLPRWGSRHHRTATEVAQERSLPAEEAAPGRGVWLGRLFGVPGGLTETESGAPKSRRPSSWLPPTVSVLALVKRGAPPETPSSPKELEVSAPSTAQTHRAVRALCDHNAAGPDQLSFRHGEVLHVIATVDEDWLRCGKDGVEGLVPVGYTSLVL comes from the exons ATGCTGTCCCCTCAGAGGGCTTTACTCTGCAACCTCAACCACATCCACCTCCAGCATGTCTCTCTGGGCCTGCACTTGTCCCGCCGTCCGGAGCTTCGGGAGGGGCCCTTGAgcacatcccctcccccaggtgaCACTGGGGGCAAGGAGAGCCGGGGCCCCTGCAGCGGGACCTTGGTGGACGCCAATTCCAACAGCCCAGCCGTTCCCTGCCGATGTTGCCAGGAGCATGGGCCAGGCCTAGAAAACCGGCAGGACCCAGCACAGGACGAAGAGGGGGCTGCCTCTCCCTCAGACCCGGGTTGCTCCTCCTCTCTCAGCTCCTGCTCAGATCTTAGCCCTGATGAGTCCCCCATCTCGGTCTActccagggacctccctggcaatGAGGATGTCCACCCTCAGCCCAGCATCATTCCTCTGGAGCAAGGCTCCCCACTGGCTTCTGCAGGTCCAGGCGCCTGCTCCCCAGACAGCTTTTGTTGCTCTCCTGATTCCTGCTCTGAAGCTTCCTCTCCACCTGGCTCTGGCCTGGACTCCAACTGCAATGCCCTGACCACCTGCCAGGACCTGCCTTCCCCAGGACTAGAGGAAGAGGATGAGGCTGAGGAGCAGGACCTCCCTACCTCTGACCTCCTAGAGGCTGATGATGGGAAAATCGATGCTGGGAAAACCGAACCCAGTTGGAAAATCAACCCCATTTGGAAAATTgacaaagagaaaactgaagctggCTGGAAAATCACTGAGAACAATAACTCTGATTGGAAAGTCAATGGGAATATTAACTCTAGCTGGAAAACTGAACCTGGAAAATTCGACTCCGGTTGGAAGACCAATACAGGAATAACTGATACGGGCTCCAAAACAGATGCAGGGAAAACTGATGGGGAATGGAGAAGTGACGTCAGCAAGGAGCCGGTGCCCCACCGGACAATCACGTCCTTCCACGAGCTGGCCCAGAAGCGCAAGCGGGGCCCAGGGCTGCCCCTCGTGCCGCAGGCCAAGAAAGACCGCAGTGACTGGCTCATCGTCTTCTCGCCAGACACCGAGCTGCCCCCCACGGGGTCGCTCGGTGGCTCCCCGGCGCCTCCCCGGGAAGTCACCACCTTCAAGGAACTCAGGTCCCGAAGCCGGGCCCCGCCCCCACCAGTCCCGCCCCGAGACCCCCCAGCTGGCTGGTCCTTGGTCCCGCCCCGGCCCCCACCTCCACCCGTCCCTCCACGGAGGAAGAAGAACCGACCTGGGCTGCAGCCCATAGCAGAGGGGCAGCCCGAAGAGGGCAGGGCGGGGAGCCCAGCTGCTGGTGAGGAGGCCCCAGCCGCAAAGGAGCCAGAGGAACCAGGCCCGCAGGCCGGCGTTGAGG CCAGTCCCCTCCCGCTCCCTCGGCCTCTGGTTTTCCGGTTCTCGGCTGACGGGCGCCCCCTGTTGGAGGGTGGGGGCGCGGCCGCAGCTGGGTCTCTGCTCCTGGCGCCTCTGGCCGGCTGGCCCGGCGCTGGGCTGCGGCTACTGGGGGCGCCGAGTcccccagaggagcagctgctgcCTGTCCGCCTGTCCCCGGTGGGGGCCTATTCGCCTCCGGCTAGGGGGGACCTGCCTTGCCTGGCCAGCCCTGAGCTGGCACTGCTGCTGTCCCCGCTCTTTCCCAGAAGTAGCACCTTCCCCGCCGCGGCTTCCCCACTCCGCCAGGTACCCGCCCCCCCGCTGCCACGGCCACCTCGTCCGCCGAAGGCCCCTCGCTGGACCAGGAGCCCACCGCCTCCTCCCAGGCTAC TCCGTAGTTCCTGGTCGTTCACCGGCGTCCCCGGGGACCAGCGACTGTGGATGGCAGAAGCCCAGAGTGGGACTGGCCAGCTGCAGGAGCAGAAAAAAG gtCTCCTGATAGCTGTCAGCGCTTCAGTGGATAAAATCATCTCGCACTTTGGGGCCGCCCGGAACTTAGTGCAGAAGGTGAAG GCCCAGTTGGGGGATAGCCGTCTGAGCCCAGATGTGGGGCACCTCGTGCTGACCACCCTTTGTCCGGCCCTCCATGCCCTGGTGGCCGACGGGCTGAAGCCTTTCCGGAAAGACCTCATCACTGGGCAGCGCCGGAGCAGCCCCTGGAGCGTGGTGGAGGCGTCTGTGAAGCCAG GCTCCAGCGCCCGTTCCCTCGGAACCCTGTATGGCCAGGTCAGCCGTCTGGCCCTGCTAAGAAGCAGCCGTAGCCGCTTCCATGCCTTCATCCTGGGCCTCCTCAA caCTAAGCAGTTGGAGCTGTGGTTTTCCAGTCTCCAGGAAGATGCAG GCCTGCTGTCCCTTCTGTACCTGCCCACCGGCTTCTTCTCCCTGGCCCAGGGCGGCTGCCCCTCCTTGTCCACGgagctgctgctcctgctgcAGCCGTTGTCGGTGCTCACCTTCCACCTGGACCTGCTTTTTgagcaccaccaccacctgcccctGGGCCTGCCTCAGGCCCCTGACCCCCCAGGCTCGCCTCCAGCCCTGCAGCAGACTGTGCAAGCCATGCTGCACTGGGGGGGTCGGCTGGCCCAGAGCCTCCGGGGGGCTTCTGGGGAGACCCCTCCAGGCCCTTCGGCCCCCTCAAGCCCTCCTACCCCAGGCAGCTGGTGGGAGCAGCTGACCCAGGCTTCCCGGGTCTACGCCTCTGGCGGCACCGAGGGCTTCCCTCTTCCCCGATGGGGATCGAGGCATCACAGGACTGCAACTGAGGTCGCACAGGAGAGGTCCCTGCCCGCAGAGGAAGCTGCACCAGGCAGAGGCGTATGGCTGGGGAGACTGTTTGGAGTGCCTGGGGGCCTCACAGAAACTGAGAGTGGAGCCCCAAAGTCCAG GAGACCATCCAGCTGGCTGCCCCCGACAGTGAGTGTGTTGGCTCTGGTGAAGCGGGGGGCACCTCCCGAGACTCCCTCTTCTCCTAAGGAACTTGAGGTCTCGGCACCCAGCACAGCGCAGACCCACAG GGCAGTCCGAGCTCTCTGTGACCACAATGCTGCAGGACCTGACCAGCTGAGCTTCCGGCATGGGGAAGTGCTGCATGTCATCGCGACTGTGGATGAGGACTGGCTCCGCTGTGGGAAGGATGGAGtggaggggctggtgcctgtgggGTACACCTCTCTTGTTCTCTAG
- the RUSC1 gene encoding AP-4 complex accessory subunit RUSC1 isoform X5 codes for MAEAQSGTGQLQEQKKGLLIAVSASVDKIISHFGAARNLVQKVKAQLGDSRLSPDVGHLVLTTLCPALHALVADGLKPFRKDLITGQRRSSPWSVVEASVKPGSSARSLGTLYGQVSRLALLRSSRSRFHAFILGLLNTKQLELWFSSLQEDAGLLSLLYLPTGFFSLAQGGCPSLSTELLLLLQPLSVLTFHLDLLFEHHHHLPLGLPQAPDPPGSPPALQQTVQAMLHWGGRLAQSLRGASGETPPGPSAPSSPPTPGSWWEQLTQASRVYASGGTEGFPLPRWGSRHHRTATEVAQERSLPAEEAAPGRGVWLGRLFGVPGGLTETESGAPKSRRPSSWLPPTVSVLALVKRGAPPETPSSPKELEVSAPSTAQTHRAVRALCDHNAAGPDQLSFRHGEVLHVIATVDEDWLRCGKDGVEGLVPVGYTSLVL; via the exons ATGGCAGAAGCCCAGAGTGGGACTGGCCAGCTGCAGGAGCAGAAAAAAG gtCTCCTGATAGCTGTCAGCGCTTCAGTGGATAAAATCATCTCGCACTTTGGGGCCGCCCGGAACTTAGTGCAGAAGGTGAAG GCCCAGTTGGGGGATAGCCGTCTGAGCCCAGATGTGGGGCACCTCGTGCTGACCACCCTTTGTCCGGCCCTCCATGCCCTGGTGGCCGACGGGCTGAAGCCTTTCCGGAAAGACCTCATCACTGGGCAGCGCCGGAGCAGCCCCTGGAGCGTGGTGGAGGCGTCTGTGAAGCCAG GCTCCAGCGCCCGTTCCCTCGGAACCCTGTATGGCCAGGTCAGCCGTCTGGCCCTGCTAAGAAGCAGCCGTAGCCGCTTCCATGCCTTCATCCTGGGCCTCCTCAA caCTAAGCAGTTGGAGCTGTGGTTTTCCAGTCTCCAGGAAGATGCAG GCCTGCTGTCCCTTCTGTACCTGCCCACCGGCTTCTTCTCCCTGGCCCAGGGCGGCTGCCCCTCCTTGTCCACGgagctgctgctcctgctgcAGCCGTTGTCGGTGCTCACCTTCCACCTGGACCTGCTTTTTgagcaccaccaccacctgcccctGGGCCTGCCTCAGGCCCCTGACCCCCCAGGCTCGCCTCCAGCCCTGCAGCAGACTGTGCAAGCCATGCTGCACTGGGGGGGTCGGCTGGCCCAGAGCCTCCGGGGGGCTTCTGGGGAGACCCCTCCAGGCCCTTCGGCCCCCTCAAGCCCTCCTACCCCAGGCAGCTGGTGGGAGCAGCTGACCCAGGCTTCCCGGGTCTACGCCTCTGGCGGCACCGAGGGCTTCCCTCTTCCCCGATGGGGATCGAGGCATCACAGGACTGCAACTGAGGTCGCACAGGAGAGGTCCCTGCCCGCAGAGGAAGCTGCACCAGGCAGAGGCGTATGGCTGGGGAGACTGTTTGGAGTGCCTGGGGGCCTCACAGAAACTGAGAGTGGAGCCCCAAAGTCCAG GAGACCATCCAGCTGGCTGCCCCCGACAGTGAGTGTGTTGGCTCTGGTGAAGCGGGGGGCACCTCCCGAGACTCCCTCTTCTCCTAAGGAACTTGAGGTCTCGGCACCCAGCACAGCGCAGACCCACAG GGCAGTCCGAGCTCTCTGTGACCACAATGCTGCAGGACCTGACCAGCTGAGCTTCCGGCATGGGGAAGTGCTGCATGTCATCGCGACTGTGGATGAGGACTGGCTCCGCTGTGGGAAGGATGGAGtggaggggctggtgcctgtgggGTACACCTCTCTTGTTCTCTAG